The Candidatus Rokuibacteriota bacterium region CGTTCCGCACGACCCCCGACGCCTTCCTGAAGAAGGTCGAGGCCTTCGTCGAGGCCGGGCCCAAGGTCGCCGAGGACAAGGGCCTGCCTGTGATCGCCCCCGACCCGCAAAAGGAGGTCTACATGCTGGGGCGCCTGTGGCAGTGGTACCCGGCGCTCAAGCTCAAGAAGGGCCAGACCTACCGCCTGCACCTGTCCTCGATGGACCTGGTCCACGGCTTCTCGCTCTTTCCCCTCAATCTCAACTTCATGGTCCTGCCCGGCTACGAGTACGTGCTGACCATCACGCCGACCACCACGGGCGAGGTCTTCGTCGTCTGCAACGAATTCTGCGGGATCGGCCACCACCAGATGGTCGGCAAGATAACTGTGGAGTAACTGCGGTGCGAGCTGCAGGACGTCGCGGGGCCGGGGCCCCGCCGTCCGAGGCGAGCATCTAGCGGTGCGAGCTGCAGGACGTCGCGGGGCTGGGGCCCCGCCGTCCGAGGCGAGCATCTAAAGGAGGCGAACATTATGGAAGCCGTCTTCAGAACCTGCGCGCAGACGGGCCTCAAGATCCACAACCAGGCCGAGCGCCTCATCAAGGTCCACGCTGTGGCCGGCGTCTTCGCGATCCTGTTCGGCGGGATCGCGGCCGTCCTCGTGCTGCTGACGCGATGGCCGGCCGTGCACCTGCTCGACCCCACGAGCTTCTACCGGGCGCTGACCTTCCACGGCATCAACATGCTGATCTTCTGGATCATCTTCTTCGAGATCGCCGTCCTCTACTT contains the following coding sequences:
- a CDS encoding cytochrome C oxidase subunit II; the protein is MSLQPLTGIWWKKVDSSEKVWVGIALVWCLILFAMMPLWHLKGGQNPSFNTFRTTPDAFLKKVEAFVEAGPKVAEDKGLPVIAPDPQKEVYMLGRLWQWYPALKLKKGQTYRLHLSSMDLVHGFSLFPLNLNFMVLPGYEYVLTITPTTTGEVFVVCNEFCGIGHHQMVGKITVE